A genomic segment from Truepera sp. encodes:
- the rplM gene encoding 50S ribosomal protein L13, with product MKTYFPTEPNNDWVVIDAAGQRVGRLATQIASLLKGKHKPSYTPNQPGGDFVIVVNAEKVQFTGNKLDQKVYRRYTGYQGGLRETTAREMLDKHPVRVLEHAVWGMLPKTRMGRRLIRRLKVYAGEAHPHEAQQPRKMELA from the coding sequence GTGAAGACTTACTTTCCAACCGAGCCCAACAACGACTGGGTCGTCATCGATGCGGCCGGTCAGCGCGTGGGCCGGCTCGCAACGCAGATCGCCTCCCTGTTGAAGGGTAAGCACAAGCCCAGCTACACGCCCAACCAGCCCGGCGGCGACTTCGTCATCGTGGTCAACGCCGAGAAGGTGCAGTTCACGGGCAACAAGCTGGATCAGAAGGTCTACCGCCGCTACACGGGCTACCAGGGTGGCCTGAGGGAGACCACGGCGCGGGAGATGCTCGACAAGCATCCCGTTCGAGTTCTCGAGCACGCGGTGTGGGGCATGTTGCCCAAGACCCGCATGGGGCGCCGCCTCATCCGCCGCCTCAAGGTCTACGCCGGCGAGGCTCACCCGCACGAGGCGCAGCAGCCCAGGAAGATGGAGTTGGCTTGA
- the rpsI gene encoding 30S ribosomal protein S9, whose translation MEQFYGTGRRKEAVARVFLRPGNGRISVNGREFQEYFRGILAGVQALEPLKDTNTAGRYDAYITVKGGGPSGQADAIKLGVARALLKIDPNYRPVLKDKGHLTRDARIVERKLYGLKKARKAPQYSKR comes from the coding sequence ATGGAGCAGTTCTACGGTACCGGTCGCCGCAAGGAGGCCGTGGCCCGGGTGTTCTTACGCCCCGGTAACGGTCGCATCTCGGTCAACGGCCGCGAGTTCCAGGAGTACTTCCGCGGCATCCTGGCCGGCGTGCAGGCGCTGGAACCACTGAAGGACACCAACACCGCGGGTCGTTACGACGCCTACATCACCGTCAAGGGTGGCGGTCCGAGCGGTCAAGCCGACGCCATCAAGCTCGGCGTTGCCCGGGCGCTACTCAAGATCGACCCCAATTACCGCCCCGTCCTGAAGGACAAGGGCCACCTCACGCGCGACGCGCGCATCGTCGAGCGCAAGCTCTACGGCCTCAAGAAGGCCCGCAAGGCTCCGCAGTACAGCAAGCGCTGA